The DNA window ATGGGTCATCACCGCGCGCGCCAGCCGGATCGAGCCCAAAAGCCCGCCGCGCCCGCCATAGATCTCGGCGATGCGGCGGATCATCCGGAGATTCGCGGTCAGCGCGGTCAGCAGATCGGCCAGCGCCAGCGGCACGATGGCGGTGATCGCCGCCACCTGCCGCGCCGCCGCCTCGACCTCGCGGGTCGCCACGGCATCGAGCGGCGCCAGAAGCTCGCGCTCGGCCAGCCCCATCAACCCGTCGGCATCGAAGATCTCGTCGCGCTTCTCGGCCAGACGGGCCCGGCCCCAGCGGGTATCCTCGCGCGACCGGTAGAACGCGCTCAGCCTGTCGACCAGCGCCCGCGCCGCCCTGATGTCATTGGCCCCGATCGCGGCCTCGGCCTCGCGATGCAGCGTGTCGAGCCGCCGAAGCCGGGCAAAGGCCGCCATCTCGCGCAGCGAAATCAACAGCACCGCCAGCACCACCAGCCCGACCAGCGCCAGCGCCACCGTGCCGAGGATCTCGTTGCGCTGAAACAGCCCGATCACGAAATTCCAGGCCGCGACAGAGATCACGAAGCCAAGAAGCGTCACGAAGGAGGTCCAGAAGAACCGGGCCAGCCGCGACGGACGCCGCGATGCCAGCATCGCCACGGTCTTCATCGCCCGGCCCTCGGGCGGCAGCTCGTCCTCGTCATCCGGCACCGGCGGTGCATCGGCCGGGCCGCGCGGCGGCGCCTCCTCCTGCGGATC is part of the Rhodovulum sp. MB263 genome and encodes:
- a CDS encoding YcjF family protein; the protein is MTRRPVVFDLEDEERAFARPARKSAPDPFSDPQEEAPPRGPADAPPVPDDEDELPPEGRAMKTVAMLASRRPSRLARFFWTSFVTLLGFVISVAAWNFVIGLFQRNEILGTVALALVGLVVLAVLLISLREMAAFARLRRLDTLHREAEAAIGANDIRAARALVDRLSAFYRSREDTRWGRARLAEKRDEIFDADGLMGLAERELLAPLDAVATREVEAAARQVAAITAIVPLALADLLTALTANLRMIRRIAEIYGGRGGLLGSIRLARAVMTHLVATGAVAVGDDMIGSIAGGGMLAKVSRRFGEGVVNGALTARVGVAAMEVCRPLPFREARRPSVGALVKRALTGVFSRADG